From the genome of Methylocystis heyeri:
GAGCGCCTGTTCGATATCGATGATGAGATCTGCGGCGTTTTCTATGCCGATCGACATGCGGATGAGGCCCGGCGTAATCCCGATCTCGCGCCGCGTTTCTTCGGCAAGCCCGGAATGGACCGTGGTCCAGGGATGGCAGATCAGCGACTCGGTTCCGCCGAGGCTCACCGCCAGCTTGAAAATCTGAAGGCGGTCGAGAAAAGCGAAGGCCGCCGGCTCGCCGCCCTCGATCTCGAAGGAAAAAGTCGAGCCCGCCGAGCTGGATTGTTTTTCCATCAGGGCGCGGGCGGGATGGCCCTCCGGCAGTAGCGGCGGGTAATGCACCCGGGCGATTTCGGGCCGCTTTGCGAGATAGCGCGCGATCTCGGCCGCATTGGCCGCGGCGCGCTCCATGCGCAAGGATAGGGTCTCCAGCGACCGCGTCAGCATCCAGCAGGAGTGCGGATCGAGCTGGGTTCCGATCGCGCCGCGCATGGCGCGGATCGGTTTCAGGCTTGCGGCCGAACCCAATACCGCGCCGCCGATGAGATCGCTGTGCCCGCCGACATATTTGGTCAGCGAATAGAGCGACAGATCCGCCCCATGGAGCAGGGGCGCCTGAAAGGCAGGGCCGAGCAGGGTGTTGTCGCAGCATAGCAGCGGCCTGCCGTCCTGGCGGGCGCCGAGTTCTTCCGCAATACGCCGCGCCAGCGCAATGTCGGTCAGCGTGTTGAGAGGGTTGGACGGCGTCTCGATGAAGATCAGGCTGATGCGCCCGTGCTTTTGCGCCTCCTCGCCGGCGGCCCTCATTTCGGCTTCGCTGGTCCCGTCCTTGAAGCCGACGCCCTTGATCCCGAACTGCGCCATGATGCGGTCGATCAGCACCTCGGTTCCGCCATAGAGCGGCCTGCTGTGCAGAATGGCCTCGCCCGGCCGCGCATAAGAGAGGATGGTGGTGGCGATCGCGGCCATTCCCGATGCAAACACCAACCCGCCGCCGGCGTGCTCGCAGATCGCCAGCCGGTCTTCGAGTATTTCGAGATTGGGGTGGTTGAACCTGGAATAGATGAGGCCGCTCTGGCCTTCCTCCGCCGGGACGCGGCCGGAGACCTGATCGAAAAAATCGCGGCCCTGCTCGGCGCTCTGAAACACGAAGGTCGAAGTGAGGAAAACCGGCGGCTTGACCGACCCTTCCGAAAGAGCGGGGTCGTAACCGTAATTGACCATCAGGGTTTCGGGATGCAGCTCATGTCCGCCGAGGCGGGCCTTGTGGTATCGCGCAGTATCCATGGCGGAGCCTCCGGCGCTCGCCGGCGCCGGCCGTGAGCGGACGGCGCGCTGACAGGTAAGTTATCGCTCGCGCCGCCCAAGCCAAGAGAAGGCTGCGGATTTTGTGTCGAAGCTGGTCTCTGCCATCGGGCGCGGATGCGCGATGGCCTATACCCTGGACCAATCCCGAAACGATGGACATCCGCTTTGCAGCAACGAACAAGGAGGAATCATTAGATGGCTGCCGAAATAAGCCGCTGCTCTATCTCAAAATGGATAGGCTCATTTGGCGGGCCTCTAATCTGTATTGAATCGGACCATAGGAACGGGTGGCGCGGAGCGAATCGCGCTCGTTTGACGCAAGACAATGTGGAAGACGACTATCAGTTAGCCTGCAATGTTGCAGGCTACGCCGGCATCATAAGCTTAAGAGGATTTCAAGCTTTAATTTTGGGTGGCATGCCTTTGGAAACAGCAGTATTTACCGACAATGAAGGTAAAAAAGTTATAACAATAGCCGTTTATTCGGACACCGATGAAGACATATATCATTGGTTGCTATGCCTAAATCGTGAGTTTTTTGATGATTGCAAATAGAGAGTTCGCTTAGACGTACGTAGTGGGTCATTAAGCATTTTTGACTCTGCGCAGGATGGCGGGAACGATGATTTTCCGGTGATCTATTTCGAGTTGTGTCCAGGATGTTATGAAGTAGCTACAAAAGTCTATAATCCGGACGAGAGAACACAGCTCGTTCTGCATAAATTTATAAGGTGCGATAGGTCTTCCAGTTGATCGGTTCGCGAGCCGAAGGCGACGCGATCCAGAGCGGCGCCCAAGCTCTATTACGTCCACACCGACCATCTCGGCCGTCCGGCGCGGATGACGGCGCAGAACCAGGGCTGGGTTTGGGATGTGATCTACGCCCCCTTCGGCGCGGTGAGCCATATCTGGACCAACCCGGAGACGATGGACATCCGCTTCCCCGGCCAGTGGTTCCAGCTCGAAACCGGCCTCGCCTACAACTGGCATCGGCATTACGATGCGAGTTTGGGGAGGTATCTACAGCCCGATCCGATTGGCTACGGCGGTGGGCGGAATTTGTATGGGTATGTTGGTGGGAATCCGTTGGGGTACGTCGATCCGGATGGCAGAAATCCGGTACTGGTTGTTGCGGGGATTTGCGCAGAGTTCCCAGCCCTTTGTGCAGCCGGCGCCGCAGCTGCATCAGAGATGGTGTCGAATGTAATCGACGCTTATAAACATTACCCACCGGCGGATAAGCCAGAGGATCCATGTGAGGCGCAGGTTCTACGGGACGAGGCAGTGTGTGGCTCTCTTCCAAATAACACAGCGCCACAGAAAGCAGCACGTTCTAGATGCTGGGATAGCTCCGCCAACCGTTACGGTGCTTGCCGTGCAGGGAATCCTCTGCCCCCTTTAGCTACATAGTGGGATGATGAACCAATGACGGCCATTGCAGAACGTGAGTTTCATCTGAAAACAGATCCACTTGCGAGGGTTGTGCTCTCAGTTGAAGCGCCCCTCATGGATGGCGATGATTTCAGATGTGATTACTGCATCGAGTGGCCGTCTGGAGCTGAGCACGGCCATGCTTTTGGGGTGGATTCTCTACAAGCTCTCGTTCTCGCTCTGCAAAGAGCGGGAGCAGATATCCATGCCTCTATGTATGCTAAATCTGGCGATCTTATCTGGATAGCTGAGGGCAATGGCTTAGGACTGCTTATTCCGCTTCCGGGGACATAGCCACGAGCTGAATGTTTGATTACGGAGTCTCAATATGGATGCTGTAGCCGCCCAAAAACTTATAGCGTTAGCGACGTCCATAGACAAAACGATCGGGGCTATATTGGATGAGGTCGAAAATATCAGTGACGATCAAGAACGGGCGCGCTACAAGCGCGCAATCGAAGATATAATGGGCTATATTGCGCGGGACCTGATTTTTCCAATTGTTGATCAGCACCCACAGCTAGATCCAGATAAGTGACACGCACCGTACCCGATACTGGTTTTCTGAAAATTGGCAGCCAACAAGTGCTGCGGGCGCTGGTTAGCTGGAGGGTTTCCCCGTTGGCAGGAGACCGCAAAGACATCCGCCAGCGACAGCGGCGCGGCGGGCTCGAATAATTCCCTGAGCTACAGCTACGATGTCGAGGGGCGGCTCTCCAAATCCTCCGCGCCGCTCCTGCTGTTCAACAACGGCGGGCGCTACGGCTATGACGCGCTCGACCGCCTGGCTTGGCGGGTGGTAGCGAAGCCCTTGCCAACTCCGTCGATCACGACGCTCTATGTCCATGACACCCACAACCACATCATCGCCGAGACGGATCTGTCGGGCGTCACCTGGCGCGAATATATCTGGCTGGACGATCTTCCGGTCGCGGTGGTGGATGGGGTCAACACCGGCTCGCCCAAGCTCTATTACGTCCACACCGACCATCTCGGCCGTCCGGCGCGGATGACGGCGCAGAACCAGGGCTGGGTGGTAAG
Proteins encoded in this window:
- a CDS encoding Imm21 family immunity protein; the encoded protein is MAAEISRCSISKWIGSFGGPLICIESDHRNGWRGANRARLTQDNVEDDYQLACNVAGYAGIISLRGFQALILGGMPLETAVFTDNEGKKVITIAVYSDTDEDIYHWLLCLNREFFDDCK
- a CDS encoding DUF6968 family protein, translating into MTAIAEREFHLKTDPLARVVLSVEAPLMDGDDFRCDYCIEWPSGAEHGHAFGVDSLQALVLALQRAGADIHASMYAKSGDLIWIAEGNGLGLLIPLPGT
- a CDS encoding cystathionine gamma-synthase family protein, with the translated sequence MDTARYHKARLGGHELHPETLMVNYGYDPALSEGSVKPPVFLTSTFVFQSAEQGRDFFDQVSGRVPAEEGQSGLIYSRFNHPNLEILEDRLAICEHAGGGLVFASGMAAIATTILSYARPGEAILHSRPLYGGTEVLIDRIMAQFGIKGVGFKDGTSEAEMRAAGEEAQKHGRISLIFIETPSNPLNTLTDIALARRIAEELGARQDGRPLLCCDNTLLGPAFQAPLLHGADLSLYSLTKYVGGHSDLIGGAVLGSAASLKPIRAMRGAIGTQLDPHSCWMLTRSLETLSLRMERAAANAAEIARYLAKRPEIARVHYPPLLPEGHPARALMEKQSSSAGSTFSFEIEGGEPAAFAFLDRLQIFKLAVSLGGTESLICHPWTTVHSGLAEETRREIGITPGLIRMSIGIENAADLIIDIEQALS
- a CDS encoding RHS repeat-associated core domain-containing protein; the encoded protein is MTAQNQGWVWDVIYAPFGAVSHIWTNPETMDIRFPGQWFQLETGLAYNWHRHYDASLGRYLQPDPIGYGGGRNLYGYVGGNPLGYVDPDGRNPVLVVAGICAEFPALCAAGAAAASEMVSNVIDAYKHYPPADKPEDPCEAQVLRDEAVCGSLPNNTAPQKAARSRCWDSSANRYGACRAGNPLPPLAT